The Haladaptatus cibarius D43 genome window below encodes:
- a CDS encoding NAD-dependent epimerase/dehydratase family protein, with product MNVFVAGATGVLGRRLVGHLTERNHEVIGLTRDARGDELVAECGGEPRRGDILDRESLAETAEGCAVLIHAATAIPTSTKPADSEWTLNDRVRAEGARNLVSVADEVGADRLLQQSITWLARRPNGSPFAEEAPPNPNRVTRSALDAERIVRQGGEEYGFEVGILRCGWFYAPETAHTRQIGAELLSGKFPILGGGILGRKDATLSIVHVEDAARAFAAAAESSATGLWHVTDNRPVTLFEFLRTFADRLDAPEPRRIPGWLARPLVGKSSVRLLTNSAPTSNAKFRETFDWEPAYPTYREGLQDVVEAWREAGTLVKRPDGYEWREN from the coding sequence ATGAACGTTTTCGTCGCTGGCGCGACCGGCGTCCTTGGACGCCGACTCGTCGGGCACCTCACGGAGCGAAATCACGAGGTCATCGGCCTCACGCGCGATGCGCGAGGCGACGAACTCGTCGCCGAGTGCGGCGGTGAACCTCGCCGTGGCGACATCCTTGACCGCGAATCACTCGCCGAGACAGCGGAAGGCTGTGCCGTGCTCATTCACGCCGCAACTGCGATTCCTACCAGTACGAAACCGGCGGACAGCGAGTGGACGCTGAACGACCGAGTGCGTGCGGAAGGAGCACGAAATCTCGTCTCTGTCGCCGACGAAGTCGGAGCAGACCGCCTGCTTCAACAAAGCATTACGTGGCTCGCTCGCAGACCGAATGGTTCTCCCTTCGCCGAAGAGGCGCCGCCGAACCCGAACCGGGTGACTCGGTCTGCACTCGACGCGGAACGAATCGTCCGACAAGGAGGCGAAGAATACGGCTTCGAAGTTGGCATCCTTCGCTGTGGCTGGTTCTACGCACCAGAAACGGCACACACCCGTCAGATTGGTGCCGAACTACTGTCTGGCAAATTCCCGATTCTCGGTGGTGGCATCCTCGGCAGAAAGGATGCGACGCTCTCGATAGTTCACGTCGAAGACGCCGCACGAGCGTTCGCGGCGGCGGCCGAATCGAGCGCAACCGGACTGTGGCACGTCACCGACAACCGACCGGTGACGCTTTTCGAGTTTCTACGAACCTTCGCTGACCGACTCGACGCTCCCGAACCGCGACGGATTCCGGGATGGCTCGCACGGCCACTCGTCGGCAAATCGTCGGTGCGTCTGCTGACGAACTCGGCCCCGACCTCGAACGCGAAATTCCGCGAAACGTTCGACTGGGAGCCTGCGTATCCGACCTACCGGGAAGGCCTTCAGGATGTAGTCGAAGCGTGGCGCGAAGCGGGGACGCTCGTCAAGCGTCCGGACGGCTACGAATGGCGTGAAAACTGA
- a CDS encoding KEOPS complex subunit Pcc1 yields the protein MSHDALFQFEYESDERALLVFRSIEQEIGEIDDDRSQTTVEREENCVVIRVSADDLVALRAAMNTWQTLVGVAERVSGFDESSPSLGR from the coding sequence GTGTCTCACGACGCGCTTTTCCAATTCGAGTACGAATCCGACGAGCGTGCACTGCTGGTTTTCAGAAGCATTGAACAGGAAATCGGCGAAATAGACGACGACCGCTCGCAGACGACCGTCGAACGAGAGGAAAACTGTGTCGTCATTCGTGTCTCCGCGGACGACCTCGTGGCGCTCCGTGCCGCGATGAATACGTGGCAGACATTAGTGGGGGTTGCGGAGCGGGTTTCCGGGTTCGACGAGTCTTCACCGTCTCTCGGTCGGTGA
- a CDS encoding DNA-directed RNA polymerase subunit P gives MSYKCSRCKRDVELDEYGGVRCPYCGHRVLLKERSRDIKEVHVR, from the coding sequence ATGAGCTACAAATGCTCGCGTTGTAAGCGAGACGTCGAACTGGACGAGTACGGCGGCGTCCGCTGTCCGTACTGTGGCCACCGCGTCTTGCTCAAAGAGCGGAGCAGGGACATAAAGGAAGTACACGTCCGATAG
- a CDS encoding 50S ribosomal protein L37ae — protein MAEDSKSRTGSAGRFGARYGRVARKRVSEIEADMNENHTCPDCGSSSVDRKGTGIWACGRCDYTFAGGTYRPETPAGETVKRSIRAALADEE, from the coding sequence ATGGCCGAAGACTCTAAATCACGAACCGGCAGTGCCGGTCGGTTCGGCGCGCGATACGGTCGCGTCGCCCGCAAACGCGTCTCCGAAATCGAAGCGGACATGAACGAGAACCACACCTGCCCGGACTGCGGAAGCAGTTCCGTTGACCGAAAGGGGACGGGCATCTGGGCGTGCGGTCGCTGTGACTACACGTTCGCTGGCGGAACCTACCGACCAGAGACGCCCGCCGGAGAGACTGTCAAACGTTCCATCCGCGCCGCGCTCGCTGACGAAGAATGA
- a CDS encoding DUF2103 domain-containing protein — translation MDCRQCASPLERPGDYCLVCRTHNADAVVLSLDRDHAELTMLGEDAVVGKTDVRTTPEDGDAEVVELRNFAGRIADDVQRKRPEEVFAAGDRDVVRAVRAHLHYDFYRVGKENPVEDVLSRRGERSLEVVETAPADKLGGSHTTLIGNRDGMRVIREIAGHPHVKKIIPGPISAGGASSDSGVRAKATRADENGNVRLLLRDGSSVQENRVVTTAMDRELGERIREDLNEALAETGFR, via the coding sequence ATGGACTGTCGGCAGTGTGCGTCCCCGCTCGAACGCCCCGGCGACTACTGCCTCGTCTGCCGGACGCACAACGCCGACGCCGTGGTTCTCTCCCTCGACCGCGACCACGCCGAACTGACGATGCTGGGGGAGGATGCAGTCGTCGGGAAAACCGACGTGCGCACGACGCCAGAAGACGGCGATGCGGAGGTGGTCGAACTCCGAAACTTCGCGGGACGAATCGCGGACGACGTACAGCGAAAACGCCCCGAGGAGGTATTTGCCGCGGGCGACCGGGACGTGGTTCGCGCTGTTCGCGCGCATCTCCACTACGATTTCTATCGCGTCGGAAAGGAAAATCCAGTCGAGGACGTTCTTTCTCGCAGGGGTGAGCGTTCGCTCGAAGTCGTGGAAACCGCTCCCGCGGACAAACTCGGCGGGTCGCACACCACGCTCATCGGAAACCGCGACGGGATGCGCGTGATTCGGGAAATCGCGGGTCACCCCCACGTCAAGAAAATCATTCCCGGCCCAATCAGCGCGGGCGGCGCGAGTTCGGATTCGGGTGTCCGCGCCAAAGCTACTCGCGCGGACGAAAACGGAAACGTCCGACTGCTGTTGCGCGATGGGTCGAGCGTTCAAGAAAATCGCGTCGTCACCACCGCAATGGACAGGGAACTCGGCGAGCGAATCCGCGAGGATTTGAACGAAGCGCTAGCGGAAACCGGATTTCGGTAG
- the truD gene encoding tRNA pseudouridine(13) synthase TruD: protein MREAHPIETAVGMEYYVSDTAGVGGHLRDTDEDFRVREIEQFEVEPLGADPGSYPHLVVRATLRGWDTNDFAKRLSSELAISRERVSWAGTKDKYAVTTQLFSLRKVNPENVPEIRNAEIEPLGRAGRALQFGDLAGNEFEIVVSDPERPENADTIADELENFAGSADGVAVPNFFGQQRFGSLRPITHEVGLHIVRGEWEDAVMAYVGNPFETEPEDTQTARKRVEEVAPDWDAVLDALPRRLGFERSMAHRLVENGGTEPEDFRDALESLPTNLQRLLVNAAQSYIFNRILSERLERGLPFDKPVAGDVVCFAEEVDGLFMPDMSREQKVTENRVKTIERHCKRGRAFVTAPLVGTETELAEGEQGEIEREILADVALEPTDFNSPGEFHSTGTRRAILVRTDCTVGHDPLSFEFSLPSGSYATVFLREFLKSDPLDMG from the coding sequence ATGCGCGAGGCACACCCCATCGAAACTGCGGTCGGTATGGAGTATTACGTCAGTGACACCGCGGGAGTGGGCGGTCACCTCCGCGACACCGACGAGGATTTTCGCGTTCGGGAAATCGAGCAGTTCGAGGTCGAACCGCTCGGCGCAGACCCCGGTTCGTATCCACACCTCGTCGTTCGGGCCACACTGCGCGGGTGGGACACGAACGACTTCGCCAAGCGCTTGTCCAGCGAGTTGGCAATCAGCAGGGAGCGCGTCTCGTGGGCCGGAACGAAGGACAAGTACGCCGTCACGACCCAACTGTTCAGCCTCCGAAAAGTAAATCCGGAAAACGTGCCCGAGATTCGAAACGCCGAAATCGAACCGCTCGGACGAGCAGGGCGAGCACTCCAGTTCGGTGATCTCGCGGGCAACGAGTTCGAAATCGTCGTCTCCGACCCCGAACGTCCGGAAAACGCAGACACAATCGCGGATGAACTCGAAAATTTCGCAGGTTCCGCCGACGGCGTCGCGGTGCCGAACTTCTTCGGTCAGCAACGGTTCGGCAGTTTGCGGCCCATCACGCACGAAGTCGGCCTACACATCGTTCGCGGCGAGTGGGAAGACGCCGTGATGGCCTACGTGGGCAATCCGTTCGAAACGGAACCGGAAGACACGCAAACCGCCCGAAAGCGCGTCGAAGAAGTCGCACCTGATTGGGACGCCGTCCTCGACGCGCTTCCGAGACGACTCGGATTCGAACGCTCGATGGCTCACCGACTCGTGGAAAACGGCGGTACCGAACCGGAGGATTTCCGCGATGCGCTGGAATCGCTCCCGACGAATCTCCAGCGATTGCTCGTGAACGCGGCCCAGTCGTACATCTTCAACCGAATCCTGAGCGAGCGACTGGAACGCGGGCTTCCATTCGACAAACCGGTCGCTGGCGACGTTGTCTGTTTCGCCGAGGAGGTTGACGGCCTGTTCATGCCGGATATGAGCAGAGAACAGAAGGTAACCGAAAACCGCGTAAAAACCATCGAACGCCACTGCAAGCGCGGTCGAGCGTTCGTCACCGCGCCACTCGTCGGCACGGAAACCGAACTCGCGGAGGGTGAACAAGGCGAAATCGAACGCGAAATTCTTGCCGACGTAGCCCTCGAACCGACCGATTTCAACTCGCCGGGAGAATTTCATTCAACCGGCACCCGCCGGGCGATTCTGGTTCGAACCGACTGCACTGTGGGACACGACCCGCTGTCGTTCGAATTTTCGCTTCCCTCGGGGTCGTATGCGACCGTCTTCCTGCGGGAGTTTCTGAAATCCGACCCGCTCGATATGGGGTAA
- a CDS encoding DUF7344 domain-containing protein — MSERQATVDMKERHPDDEVNLSVETLFDVLESSHRRFVLSYLSESLPPVKIDDLAEYIAAAEEGTADTDLSSEMTDEIEILLYHVHLPKLEDVGLVSYDSSAGIVEPGDAIGGAQGYLELAEL; from the coding sequence ATGAGCGAGAGACAGGCAACAGTAGACATGAAAGAGCGACACCCGGATGACGAGGTGAACTTGTCGGTCGAAACGCTCTTCGACGTGCTGGAGAGTTCTCACCGGCGATTCGTCCTCTCGTACCTCTCGGAGTCACTACCGCCAGTGAAAATCGACGACCTTGCGGAGTACATTGCCGCCGCGGAAGAAGGGACGGCGGATACCGACCTATCCTCGGAGATGACGGACGAAATCGAGATTCTTCTGTATCACGTCCATCTGCCGAAGTTGGAAGATGTCGGCTTGGTTTCATACGATTCTTCGGCAGGAATCGTCGAGCCCGGCGACGCAATCGGCGGCGCACAGGGCTACCTCGAACTCGCGGAACTTTAG
- a CDS encoding bacterio-opsin activator domain-containing protein gives MDERTVRAVLDALPDVFYAFDDDGSLVQWNDRLTALTGYDDSEIEGMTPEDFIPEEDQETIFAAIDAVLADNQTETRQSALLTKDGKKIPFEFNARRVTDGDGTVRGFVGTGRNLSKRRERERELRRQRDELETFNRINELVREVIHALVSAAVREEVEQTVCDQLVDSDLYRFAWVGDYDVVENAIVPRATAGDDEGYHEVVSEQVNDEWERPAETVYRTGESVVVRDISEEPALTAELRNEGTERGIHSGITVPLSHGPTTYGVLVVYANRTDAFSEREADGFKALGKLVGFAINATESKKLLTAGSIVELEFDVADEDAVLVSLSRQTGGVLVLEGTVPLSGGKFLYYLRTEGVTPEQVTDVAETLSAVDESRVVSSHSDAGLLVLTVSDSLVNLVVEIGAKVRTARAEHGQKHLVVEVSPDADIRTLLDSVRSSHPDVELSAKREVDRPVETRSDFRQSFASDLTSRQRAAFRAAYLAGYYDWPRKSTAEDIADTMGIAPATLHQHLRKAEGKLASTFFTDNRE, from the coding sequence ATGGACGAACGAACTGTTCGGGCAGTTCTCGACGCGCTCCCGGATGTATTCTACGCCTTCGATGACGATGGGTCACTCGTACAATGGAACGATCGTTTGACGGCGCTCACGGGCTACGACGATTCGGAAATCGAGGGGATGACTCCAGAAGATTTCATCCCAGAAGAAGACCAAGAAACGATATTTGCGGCTATCGACGCCGTTCTTGCAGACAACCAAACCGAAACACGACAGTCCGCACTGTTGACGAAGGACGGCAAAAAAATTCCGTTCGAATTTAACGCACGGCGGGTTACCGACGGGGATGGCACCGTTCGCGGATTCGTCGGAACCGGTAGAAACCTCTCCAAGCGCCGTGAGCGCGAGCGTGAACTCCGCCGACAGCGCGACGAACTGGAGACGTTCAACCGGATCAACGAACTCGTTCGAGAGGTCATTCACGCACTCGTCTCGGCGGCGGTACGCGAGGAAGTCGAACAAACCGTCTGTGACCAGTTAGTCGATTCCGACCTCTATCGGTTCGCGTGGGTTGGCGACTACGACGTTGTCGAGAATGCCATCGTCCCGCGAGCGACCGCTGGCGACGACGAGGGATACCACGAAGTGGTAAGTGAGCAGGTGAACGACGAGTGGGAGCGCCCCGCGGAAACCGTCTATCGAACCGGTGAGAGCGTCGTCGTTCGTGACATCTCCGAGGAACCCGCTCTCACAGCGGAACTCAGGAACGAAGGAACCGAGCGAGGGATTCATTCGGGAATCACGGTTCCGCTCTCCCACGGCCCGACGACGTACGGTGTTCTCGTCGTCTATGCGAACCGCACCGATGCCTTCAGCGAGCGCGAAGCGGACGGATTCAAAGCCCTCGGAAAACTCGTGGGCTTCGCCATCAACGCGACCGAAAGCAAGAAACTCCTGACCGCTGGCTCAATCGTCGAACTGGAGTTCGACGTAGCGGACGAGGACGCCGTGCTTGTTTCCCTTTCACGCCAAACTGGCGGAGTGCTCGTGCTCGAAGGAACTGTCCCACTGTCCGGTGGAAAGTTCCTCTACTATTTACGTACCGAGGGAGTCACGCCGGAACAAGTTACGGACGTTGCAGAAACGCTGTCTGCCGTGGACGAGTCGCGCGTCGTCTCCTCCCATTCTGACGCGGGGTTGCTGGTGTTGACCGTCTCGGACTCGCTGGTGAATTTGGTCGTCGAAATCGGTGCGAAGGTTCGAACCGCCAGAGCCGAACACGGCCAGAAACACCTCGTCGTGGAGGTGTCACCGGACGCGGACATTCGAACGCTGTTGGACTCTGTTCGGTCGTCACATCCCGACGTAGAACTCAGCGCAAAACGCGAAGTCGATAGGCCGGTCGAGACACGAAGCGATTTTCGCCAATCGTTCGCGTCCGACCTCACGTCCCGCCAACGGGCCGCCTTCCGCGCCGCCTATCTCGCTGGTTACTACGACTGGCCGCGCAAAAGCACGGCCGAGGATATCGCGGACACGATGGGAATCGCGCCCGCGACGCTTCATCAGCATTTGCGAAAAGCGGAGGGAAAACTCGCGTCTACGTTTTTCACCGATAACAGGGAGTGA
- the pth2 gene encoding peptidyl-tRNA hydrolase Pth2, whose translation MKQTIVARTDIGMGRGKLAAQVAHASLSAYEDTGRKARKRWKGSGQKKVVVKASGEKEIFQLAEKARAEGLPHAIIRDAGHTQLDPGTVTTLAVGPADDDLVDRVTGDLSLY comes from the coding sequence ATGAAACAGACCATCGTCGCGCGAACTGACATCGGGATGGGTCGCGGCAAGCTCGCGGCACAGGTTGCACACGCGTCACTTTCCGCATACGAGGATACGGGACGCAAAGCACGAAAACGATGGAAGGGAAGCGGCCAGAAGAAAGTCGTTGTAAAGGCCAGTGGTGAAAAAGAAATCTTCCAACTCGCGGAAAAAGCGCGCGCAGAGGGACTTCCCCATGCCATCATCCGCGATGCAGGCCACACCCAACTTGACCCCGGAACCGTGACGACGCTCGCAGTCGGCCCGGCGGACGACGACCTCGTTGACCGGGTTACCGGCGATCTCTCTTTGTACTAA
- the dcd gene encoding dCTP deaminase, with product MILSDVDIRSRLESGSLVVEPIDEPDLQIQPASIDLRLGKEFLEFQRTNIPCIHPDSEDEVDSYVDKTIVEDGDEFILHPGDFVLGTTKERVEIPADLLAHVEGRSSLGRLAVVVHATAGVVDPGYRGQITLELSNLGTAPVALKPDTRISQLIFTELKNSAERPYGSERGSKYQDQDGPQASRIGSDHEFGGEQNFGGESRGDDS from the coding sequence ATGATACTCTCCGATGTCGATATTCGCAGCCGTTTGGAATCGGGGTCGCTAGTCGTCGAACCGATAGACGAACCCGACCTGCAGATACAACCGGCGAGCATCGACCTCCGCCTCGGAAAGGAGTTCCTCGAATTTCAGCGCACGAACATTCCCTGCATCCATCCGGACAGCGAGGACGAAGTCGATAGCTACGTGGACAAAACAATCGTGGAGGACGGCGACGAGTTCATCCTCCACCCCGGCGACTTCGTCCTCGGGACGACGAAAGAGCGGGTCGAGATTCCGGCCGACTTGCTGGCCCACGTCGAAGGGAGATCGTCGCTCGGCCGACTCGCGGTGGTCGTCCACGCGACTGCGGGCGTCGTTGACCCCGGCTATCGCGGCCAAATCACGCTCGAACTGTCGAATCTCGGCACGGCACCCGTCGCGCTGAAACCCGACACGCGAATCTCACAGCTCATTTTCACGGAGCTCAAAAATTCGGCGGAGCGACCATACGGGTCGGAACGCGGGTCGAAATATCAAGACCAAGACGGGCCACAGGCCTCCCGAATCGGTAGCGACCACGAGTTCGGCGGGGAGCAGAATTTCGGGGGAGAGTCGCGGGGAGACGACTCATGA